In a genomic window of Piliocolobus tephrosceles isolate RC106 chromosome 1, ASM277652v3, whole genome shotgun sequence:
- the LOC111543580 gene encoding 40S ribosomal protein S27-like — protein sequence MPLAKDLLHPSPEGEKRKHKKKRLVQSPNSYFMDVKCPGCYKITTVFSHAQTVVLCVGCSTVLCQPTGGKARLTEGCSFRRKQH from the coding sequence ATGCCTCTCGCAAAGGATCTCCTTCATCCCTCCCCagaaggggagaagaggaaaCACAAGAAGAAACGCCTGGTGCAGAGCCCCAATTCCTACTTCATGGATGTGAAATGCCCAGGATGCTATAAAATCACCACGGTCTTTAGCCATGCACAAACGGTAGTTTTGTGTGTTGGCTGCTCTACTGTCCTCTGCCAGCCTACAGGAGGAAAAGCAAGGCTTACGGAAGGATGTTCCTTTAGGAGGAAGCAGCACTAA